Part of the Dehalobacter sp. 12DCB1 genome is shown below.
AAATCCTGCCGGCACGGAAATAGCCGGCAAACCGGCCAGGTTAACCGGGATCGTATAGACATCTCCCATATACATGGCCAAAGGATCTGATTTTTCACCGATCTTATACGCGGTGGTCGGCGCTGTTGGTGACAGCAGCACGTCATATTTGGCAAAAGCGCGGTCAAAGTCCTGCTTGATTAACGTCCGCACTTTCTGGGCCTTCAGGTAATAGGCATCATAATAACCCGAGCTTAAGGCGTACGTTCCGAGCATGATCCTGCGCTTAACCTCCTGGCCAAAGCCTTTTTCCCTGGTCTTTTTGAACATCTCGCTCATATCATCGGCCTCGGCACGGTAACCATAGCGGACCCCGTCATAACGGGCCAGGTTCGAACTGCATTCGGCCGGAGCTATAATGTAGTACGCCGGCATGGCATATTCCGTATGCGGCAGTGAACAGCGCTCGACTTCGGCGCCCAGGCTTTCAAAGGTTCGGATCGCCTTTTGAATTACTTCAGCAACATCCGGGTTCAGGCCGGAAGCAAAATATTCATCGGGAATCCCGATTTTAAGGCCTTTTACATTTTTTTCTAAAAATTGGGTATAATCTGGCTTAACAAACGGTACTGAAGTGGAATCCTTCGGATCATGGCCTGCGATCGTATTCAGGACTAGGGCATTATCCTTGACGTTCGTCGTGAGTGGTCCAATCTGATCAAGTGATGAAGCAAAAGCGACGAGGCCGTAGCGTGACACAGCACCGTAGGTAGGCTTCAGGCCAACGACTCCACAGAAGGCTGCAGGCTGGCGAATGGAACCTCCGGTATCCGAACCGAGCGCAAACGGCACTTCCCTTGCTGCGACACAGGCAGCCGAACCTCCGGAAGATCCGCCCGGTACTCTATCTAAATGCCACGGATTCGCAGTCGGATAGTAACCGGAGTTTTCGGTGGAGGACCCCATCGCAAATTCATCCATATTCAGTTTGCCGACCAGCACGGCCCCTGCCGCGTTCAGCCGTTCAGTCACCGTGGCGTTATAGGGCGGATTGAAATTTTCAAGAATCCGTGAACCGCAGGTGGTCGGGATTCCTTCCGTACACATATTATCTTTCAGAGCCATGGGCAGCCCTTCGAGCGGTCCAAGACTTTCCCCTGCAGTAATCTTCTTATCAATTTCCGTTGCTTTGGTCAGCGCCGAATCCGCGGTTACCGTCAAAAACGCTTTAACCCAGCAATCCGCACTGTCAACATAGTCGAGATACGCTCTGGTTAATTCCACGCAGCTGATCTCTTTCTGTACGAGCATATGATGTAGTTCTTCAAGTGACTTAAAAATTGTCATGAACCTGGTACTCCTTTCCGAATCCGGGACATCAGAGAAACATTCAATTATCGTTTGTCAGAAGCAACCGGCTTGTTGATCAATTACTGATCAAGTTTGTAGATCCCGTTATCAACAAAGCTACTTTAAATCCGGTTAGTCTCTGTTCTATACTAGACGATTTTCGGAACCCGAAAGAACCCGTCGTCTTCGTCAGGTGCATTCTTTAAGATTTTATCCCGGCTCATTGAAGGTTTGACTTCATCTTCCCGCAAAACATTAAAAAGCTGCACAGCATGGGCGGTCGGAAAAACCTGATCCGTTTCAAGCTTTTGGAGCATTTCGGCATACCCGAGGATTGAATTCAGCTGCTCCGTATATAATTCCACTTCCTCTTCTGAAAGCTGCAGCCTGGCCAGAAGAGCAACGTGTTCCACTTCTTCTCTGGATAGCTTCATAACTCAATAACGCCGCCTTTCTCAATATGGACATATAAATAAATATAACAAAAATAAACTTATGGGGCAAGGAAAAGCCGGAAAAGCAAGCAAATCCAAGTTAGATATAAGAAACTCTGGCTAATCGGTATAAACTACGATGAGTAGAAATAATAAAAAAAAATAACAAACTGAAACATAAGATAACGAGTAGGTAGAGTATAAAATAGATGATTAGAAATATGACAGAGAAAAAGTTTTGGCCGCCTGAAAAAATTAAAAGGTGATTGACACTTGACGTAGAACTATGTAATTCAATACGTTGCAAAACGCCGAAACGCTCTCATTTTTCTTTAAGAAAAAGTAGCGATAATGATGCTTAAGGAGAAGATAATCACTATTTCAAAATATACAACTGAATCAGAAAGGAAGTAATGCCAATGGAGCAGAATGTCAGACCTTTTCAAAAGTTCCTTCCGGGAAGCCACCTTATTCTCGGAGAAGCGGGTTCCGGAAAGACCCGCCTCATTTGGTCCATACTCCAGGGAAAAGACTTTGTTGAGGATCATTCCATCAACATCGTCCTGACAGATTCAGAAAAACGTATTTGGTACAATCCTCCCAATAATCCTGTCCACACGATCGATCCTTATGAAACCGATATTTCCTGGGTCACCGAACCTACAAAACCAGGTATATACTACTGTGCCTGCGACTACGCACCCCGAATCATCACTTTTCTGGAATGCCTTGCTACCTGGTCAATCCACGAAAAAAACATAACAAACCGAGTCCGGATTTTCATCGATCTTCCGTCCAAGTACTGGAATATTCCTGAGTTTGCTGAGCAGCTCGGCCGACTCGATTATATTACAGCCAACCGCAAGGAAGAAGATGGCTCACTTATCGAAATATGGGCTGCCATCGGATCCCTGAACAAAATATCCTCAGAAATCAAATCCCTGTTCCAGCACATCAATCTGATTATGCTTAATCCCCTGCCTGAGGGCTGGTCCAATAAGCTCCTGAACCTTCTGGACATCAAGTGCGATAATCTGCCGGAAATTATAGCTGGAATCAGTAGTAACATCAAAGACGGCTTTTACTACATCCCAATTACGGAAGAGTACCTCGCTTTGGATCCTAAACCTATTGTGAAGCCGTAATAATTGCCAGCTTAAACAGCTGCTGACTATGTGTTGGCAGCTGTTTTTTTCTATACCGTTTTTGGCATTTATTCTTCGGTATTAATCAGCGCCTTGAATTCATCTTCAGTATAGACTGGGATTCCAAGTTCCCTGGCTTTATGATACTTTGAACCGGGGTTCTCACCGACGAGAACCAGGGATGTTTTTTTGCTTACACTTGATGAAGCCTTACCACCGAGATGTTCAATCAGGTCCTCGATCTCGCGCCGTTCCCACGATCGAAGTGCGCCAGTCACCACAATACTCTTCCCGGCAAGGATTTGCGAAACAGACATATTTGCTGCGGTCATGGTGACACCAGCCGCCTTCAGCCGATTCAGAAATTCGTGATTTGCAGGGGCGCTGAAGAAACTCACAATACTTTTGGCCATGATGCCGCCGATATCGCCGATTTCCCGGAGTTCTTCCTCGGTCGCATTTTCCAGAGCTTCCATGCTGCGGTACCTTGCGGCCAGGATCTTGCCGACTTTGACCCCGACATGCCGGATGCCCATCGCAAAAATCAATGAAGCCAGGCCGCGTTCTGTGCTTTTTTCGATCGAAGCAAGCAGGTTGCGGGCCGATTTATCAGCCATCCGATCTAATTGAACAAGGTCTTCGTACTGAAGATAATATAAATCGGAGGCGTCTTTGACAAGCCCGGCATCCAGCAGCTGGCTGACCACAGCGGGGCCGAGACCTTCAATATTCATCGCATCCCTGGACACAAAATGGATCAGGGCTTCTCTCTGGCGCGACGGGCAGGAGATATTCTGGCAGCGATGGGCAGCCTCTCCTTCCAGCCGGTAAACTGGACTGCCACAGGACGGGCAGTTAGCAGGCATTGCAAACACCATTTCCTGACCGGTACGTTTCTCTGGCAGCGATTTGATGATTTCAGGAATCACATCTCCAGCCTTATGAATTAATACGTAATCGCCGAC
Proteins encoded:
- the gatA gene encoding Asp-tRNA(Asn)/Glu-tRNA(Gln) amidotransferase subunit GatA — its product is MTIFKSLEELHHMLVQKEISCVELTRAYLDYVDSADCWVKAFLTVTADSALTKATEIDKKITAGESLGPLEGLPMALKDNMCTEGIPTTCGSRILENFNPPYNATVTERLNAAGAVLVGKLNMDEFAMGSSTENSGYYPTANPWHLDRVPGGSSGGSAACVAAREVPFALGSDTGGSIRQPAAFCGVVGLKPTYGAVSRYGLVAFASSLDQIGPLTTNVKDNALVLNTIAGHDPKDSTSVPFVKPDYTQFLEKNVKGLKIGIPDEYFASGLNPDVAEVIQKAIRTFESLGAEVERCSLPHTEYAMPAYYIIAPAECSSNLARYDGVRYGYRAEADDMSEMFKKTREKGFGQEVKRRIMLGTYALSSGYYDAYYLKAQKVRTLIKQDFDRAFAKYDVLLSPTAPTTAYKIGEKSDPLAMYMGDVYTIPVNLAGLPAISVPAGFVDGMPVGMQLISKHFDEGTLYKAAYAFEQNTEYHLQMPALLKEVR
- the gatC gene encoding Asp-tRNA(Asn)/Glu-tRNA(Gln) amidotransferase subunit GatC, translated to MKLSREEVEHVALLARLQLSEEEVELYTEQLNSILGYAEMLQKLETDQVFPTAHAVQLFNVLREDEVKPSMSRDKILKNAPDEDDGFFRVPKIV